The DNA region TGGGCGTGAACGCGAACACCGTGCTCACGGCATACCGCGCGCTGCGCCACGAGGGGCTGCTGGAGTTCCGACGCGGACGCGGCGTGACCGTCCGCGCCGGCCACACCGATCAGCACGTGATTCTCGACGCCGTGCGGCGACTGGTCGAGGTCGGGCAGACCTACGGTTATTCGACCAGCCAGCTGGCCGAGCTGGTCAGGCGCGCATGAGCAGCGAAGACGTCTACACGAGTGTCGTCACGGGCTGGCGGAGCGCGTTCGCAGGAGTAGTCGGCTCGATGTGCGTCACCGCCGTAGCACTGGGCCTCGCAGGCATTTCGGGGCCGACCTTCGAGGCCGCGCTCGGTGCGATCGCGGTCGTCAGCGCCGGGCTTGCCGGCCGTCTCGCGACCGCGCGACTGCTGATCTCAGGCGACGGCGTACGTGTCGGTGCCGGCCTGCGCGGACGGGCGCGTTGGATTCCACGCGAACGCATCGCGAGCATCGGGACGGCACACCTGTCGTGGCCCGCCGTGTTCGGAGTCGGGCTGCCGCTGTCGCGGCTGATGACCCGCCTCACCGTGCGTCCCGGCCCCACCGTCACGCTGAGCCTGACCTCCGGCGAACGCCTGTGGATCAGCGCCGCGAACCCGGCCTCCGCCGCGGCACTCCTCGCCGCGTTCGGAGTCCCCAGCACAGCAGGAGGTGAACCGTCAATCATGACCAACCGACGGCCCTGGTTCGGGCCCAAGCGCATCGGCTGGGGCTACCGCCCCGTGACCTGGCAGGGCTGGGCACTCACCCTGTCCCTCGCCGTCCTCGTAGTCGCGCTCAGCATCGTTCTCGGAAGCTGACGCCGGCCCGGGAGCCTCCGTCGGTATCCCCCGCCGGGTTGCCCTCGGCGCCTGGTGACGTCGCCACCAGGCTCATCCAGTGGAGGCCGGCCGGTCGGATCCATACATTGACGCATGGGACCCACGTAACCGGGAGGCCGCCGATGACGGTGGCTGGAGCGGTAGCAGGTGTCGGTCTGGCGCTCGCCGGGTTCCTGCACTGCGTATGGGTGTTCTCCACATGGCCGCTGTCCAGCCGTGACGAGTACGCCAGGGTGGTCGTGGGCGTCGAGGACGAAACCCGGGCACCCTCAGCTCCCTTGACCCTGACCGTCGCGCTGCTCCTGCTGACGGCGTCCTATCTGGTCGCGGCGCGTTCCGACCTGATGCCATCTGGCGGTCCGGCGTGGATTACCGACGTCGGCGCGTGGGTCATCGCCGTGGTGCTGCTGATCCGAGGCATTGGCGGGCTCGTCGTGTCCGGGTTCGGTCTCGGCGAGATGCCGCCGGAGTTCGCACGCTGGAACCTGCGCATCTACTCCCCGCTGTGTCTGGTTCTCGGCGTGCTGGCCACCGCCTGCGCCCTGGGCTAGCAGGTCATGGACGGCTCACCCGGAGTAGCCGAGCCGCACCCGACGCCCGGCGACCAGGCCGAGTTCTCGGGACGGACGACAGGTCCCTTGGCGGCGCTTCGAGCAGCGCGGAGAGTCGCTATGCCGCGCTTATGAGTACGTGTACTCATGACCGATGTCGAGGTGGCGGATGTACTCGACCGTATGAGGCACATCAGGGCACATATCGCACCGGTCACCGTGGCGGCGGCCATGACGGCGTGCGGGCTGGTCGCCGGATGTGACCGCGCCCCGGACACGACGGCCGCTCCGCTGCCGCCGAAGGTGTCCGCGCCGGCCACCCTCGCGGCCGACGGCACGGTTCCATGGGTGGACGAGCCGGCGGCCGACTCCGAGTTCACCCGGCCGGCGCGCCTCCGCTGGACCATCACGACGGACCGTCACTGCCAGGCCTCCGACCTTGCCGCCGTCCTCCCCGCCTGGCAGGACCGGACCCCACACGTCGCCCCAGGTGCCGACGACCAGGAGTCGCGCGCCATCCGGCGGGCCGGTCCGTACGGCCTGATGGGCACGGTTGAGGCCACGAACATCTCGACGCAGCCCTGCACGCTGTCCGGGCGCAGCGACGCCCAACTGCTGGTCGACGACCAGCCAGCCCGAGTCGAGGTGAGCAACGCCATCGACGAGCAGGGCGAATTGCGGATCACCCAGGTCAATCCCGGCGAGCGCGCCGGGCTGCGCCTCGACTGGTCGCCCCCTTACTGCGGCTCCCGCGGCCGGCAGGCCCTACGGCTCACCCTGCCGCACGGCGGCGGAACACTGACGGCATCCGTCACAGCGGCCTCCGCACCGCCGTGCTCCTCCAGCGAGATCCACCCCGAACTGCGCACGTTCCTGTCGGTCGGGGCATGGGACGAGCTCAATCCGGTCACCGTTCCCCACTACGCGCTCACCGGCCTGACCGCGACCCTGGTGAGCCCCACGGCGATGACGGCTCCGGTCGGCGCGACGATCGACTACGTGATCAGGCTGACGAACCCGGCCGACGCGCCGATGGACCTCCACGGCGTCGTCTACGGCCAGGAACTCTTCTCCCTGGGCGACGCCACCCGGGACGCGGTGAACACCAGGTCCACCTACCGCCTCAACACTCGGCCCGTACCCGTCCTCGCAGCGAAAGCCAGCCAGAACTTCCGTTTCCGGGTCACCCTGCCCGCGGCCATCACCCAAGGCCGCGAACTCAGCGTCTCCTGGCGGCCGGGCGGTCCCGAGGTGGAGCCCGCCGGAACATATGTGTCCTTCACCGTCACCGCCCGATGAACACCCGAGTCACGAGAATGACAGAGCGCACGCGAATTGTGCGCCGGGCAGCAGCATGGTCCCCGGCCGATCCGCCGACGGTGTCGGGCCATGACACCGGAAAAGGTGGGTCACGACCTGCGAGGAGCTGCCGTGAACCTGGTACGTGTGACTGGAGGACGCCGAGCGGGAATGGTGGGCGCGTCCTGCCGGGTCGCCGTCGCCGGCTCCGCACTGGCCTTCCTGCTGGGCGCCTGCGGGGGCTCCGACGGTACGGACACGGATGTCGCTGTCACGCCCAATCCGTCAGCTCCGGTGACCACGACGGCGGCCGGCGCGGACCACTCGTCCTCCTACGGATCGCACCCGGCGACCACGACGGCCCCGGCCGCGGATTCGGGGAGCCCGACGGCGGGCGGCGCGCCGAACGCCACGACCGTGACCATCGAGAACTTCGCGTTCAGCCCGAAGACCCCGACATTCAAAGTGGGGCAGACGATAACCGTCGTCAACAACGACAGCGCACCACACACGTGGACGTCCGAAGCCGGCGGCTTCGACACCGGCACGCTCGAGAAGGGCCAGCGCGCTACGGTCACCCTGAGCAAGGCGGGAACCTTCACGGTGATCTGCAAGATCCACCCGTCGATGACCGGAACGGTGACAGTCACAGCCTGACGCCGTGGCCTGACGACCCCGGCGCCCACCGCCACCCCGCGCCGCAGGCGACTGACGCAGTCGTCCGAGACAGCTCCACCGGTAGGAAACCGACCACAGCGCGATGGCGGAGCGGCGAAGGTTCCCCGGCCCTGCTGCTGCGACCCGTCAGGTCGAGGTCCTTCGTACGGCGGATGTCATGACGGCGTGGCGGTGGTGAAGGCGGGACACAGGCGCCTGCGGACCATCCCGTGGAAAGCTGCCCCTGTGCCGGCCTTGCGCGAACTGGCCGAACAGACGCCGCCATCCCGGGAGCGGTACGTCGACCTGCTGCGCGCCATCTCGATCCTGCTGGTCGTCCTCGGCCACTGGCTGGTCAGCGTGATCACCCACGACAGGAACGGGCAGCTGACCGGGCATTCGGCGCTCGAGTCGATGACGTGGATGTACCCGTTCACCTGGCTGGTCCAGGTAATGCCGCTCTTCTTCATCGCCGGCGGGTACGCCAACGCCGCGTCGCTGGCCGCGCACCGCGGCCGCGGCGGCGGCACGGCCACCTGGCTGCGCGACCGCGGAATCCGCCTCCTGCGGCCCACCACCGTCTTCCTGGTGGTGCTCGCCGTCATCGCGCTGTTCGCCCAGCCGTTGGGCGCCGATCGCAGCCTCGCCCGGCTGGCCGTCTGGTTCGCCACGATCCAGCTGTGGTTCCTGTCCGCGTACCTCGTCGTGGTGCTGCTGACCCCGGCCATGTACTGGCTGCACCAGCGGTTCGGCTGGGCCGTGGTGGTGGTGCTGGTCGTCCTCGTCGCCCTCGGAGACGTTGCCCGGATCAACGGCCATCCCGCACTGGCGAACGGTGGCTACGTCTACGGCTGGCTGGTGATGCACCAGATCGGATTCTTCTGGTGGGACGGCCGGCTGCCCTTCCGGCCGCGGGTGTGGGCACCGCTGTTGTTCGGTGGCCTGGCCACGGTGATGGCGCTGACGCTGGCCGGGCCCTATCCCGTCAGCATGGTGGACGTCTCCGGGAAGGAACCGCACAACGCCTCACCGCCGACCCTGGCCCTGATCGCCGCCACCGCGTTCCAGCTGGGCCTGGTGATGATGCTGCGCGGCCCCGCCGAGCGCTGGCTGCGCCGCCGACGACCCTGGCAGGCCGTGATCGGGGTGAACATGGTCGTTTTCACCCTCTTCCTGTGGCACATGTGCGCCGTGCTGCTACTCGTCGGCCTGCTCAACGCCCTGGACGCGCTGCCGACCCCGACGGCGGGCACCTTCTCCTGGTGGCTCTGGCGGCTTCCCTGGTTCCTCATGCTCACGGTGATCATGACCGGGTTGGTGGCGGTGTTCGGCCGCATCGAGATTCGCGGCCGGCGTCCGGCACCCGGCCGGCTGCCGCTGTGGCCGGCACGCCGGCCCGCGAGCCCGGTCCGATGCCTCGTGCTCACCGTGGCCGCCTACACCGGGGCCCTCGCCGGGCTGATCAGCAACAACGTGGCTCCCTCCAGAGCCCACTACCTCGTCGGCATGCCGCTGGGCGGCCTGCTCGCCTACCTTGCCGGGGCAGCCCTGCTCTGGCTGGCACGATAGGCGTGGGCGCGCGGTCGGGTGAGAAGCCGGTGGTCGCTGACTTCAGCCAGAGCGGGGCGCCCGGCCGACACAGCCGACGGCTACTTCTCTCCCTGGTTCCGCCACAAGTCGCTCCGCATCAGCCCGCGCAGGACGTCCACTGCCGCAGGCGGTAGGACCGGGGTGCCATCCTCAGGGTTCCTGGGCATGCGATCGGATTTCGGGTCGACGACTCCAATGGCCAGATCCTTGATCGTCTGGGTGAACGCGTCCACGATCCTGGCGACGCCGGCCAGCGCCGGATCCTGGGCAAGGCCCGAGCGCGCGCCTCCGAGCAGGTGGTCCGGCAGCGACGTCAGCACCCGCAGGGTCTCAGCGCGCAGACTGTCGAGCTCGGGGCCGCCCCGGTCCATCCGACCTCGGTCGAGCAGGGCGAACAGGGCCGGTGAGCCTGGCGGAATGTCGTCGACCCGCTTGCTGATCACGCGGACGAACATGTCGGGGTCAGGCAGGCGGGGCAGCAGGTCGATCGCCGCGAGCAGACGCCGTTCCGGGTCGACTCGGATGATGTCTCCGATCGCCTCCGCCAGTTCCGGGTGCGCGGGCAGCGCCCGGCCGAGCACTGTCAGCGCGGTCACGGCCTGATCCGGCGTGGCCGCCTTCGCGATGGTCTCGGCGAGCGACGGCGACTGGGCCAGCGCCACCGCCGCGATGTGCTCTCCGTAGGCGCTGGGGCACAGCGCCTCGACCGCCCACCGGCCGGCGTACTGGCGACGAAGCTCGTCCAGCAGGCTCCGCAGCTCGCCGGGGCTGGTCTGAAGCAGTTCCGGCAGCATCGCGGCCAGCGCTTCCGCGTCGTCGGCCGAACCGGGACGCAGCAGGGTGACCGCGGTGATGACCTGGGCCGCGAGCCCGGTGCCAGGGCTGGTCGCGGCATCTGCGCCCGCGCCGGCGGGGTTGGGCCACCGTGTCCGTTCGTGCCGGCAGAGTGTCGTCAGCGGGCTCTCCGCTGGCCGCGCGACGGGGGCATCTGGCAGAGCCGCCAGCAATGCCGCCGTGTGCACATCCAGCACCGTGTCCAGGTCCTCGATGTCGGCCCACGGGCCGGCGTCGGGTGCGGCGCTCGTCGCGGCGCCCAGCTCGGCGGCGAACGCGGAGCGGGCGGCAGCGAAGTGAACCTGCCTGGCGTGCGGGCCGGGGGCCAGCGGCGTGATCGTCTGTGGTTCCGCTCGGTCGAACATGCCAGCGACCTGAGTGTCCGGCAGGGCCAGCTCGCGCAGGCCCCGGAGCAGGGCTTCGGTGGCCTGGGTCAGCAGGAGCAGCCGGCTCGCGGTCGACCGGCCCACCAGCGCGCGTGCGATCGCCAATGTTTCATCCGGCCTGAGCTCCGCGTCCTCGATGATCACCAGAGTGGGTGCGCCAGCGGTACGCAGGTATCCCAACCGGGCCGCGCTGAGTGGTGACCCCGATCGGGCCAGGACAGTCAGCCACCCTTTGGCGGTCAGATCCTCGGCGATCTGCATGGCGAGCCGAGTCTTGCCCGAACCAGCTGGGCCGGTCAGCAGGCGAGCCGATTCCCGCTGCCGCTGCGTGGCCCAGGACCGCAGGGCGGCGCGGTCCCCGTTGAGTTCCACAAAGGGCACCACCAGATAGTCGGCGCGTAGCAGAACGCTCGGCGCACAGTCCGCCGCCCGTTCCGGCGGCGGCGCGTCGAAGACCGCACCCGGCCCGCCCTCCCCAGGCGGCGGCCCGCCCGGGCCCGCGGCGGCCGCGCGCGCGAACACCTCGTTGCCGGCAAACCACTCGGCGGCCACCGCCAGCAGGCTGGCCCGGCCATCGCCGACGAAGCGGGCACGCTCGTCCAGGCGAATTCCCGCCGCCAGCACGTGCGAGACCTCGCGCCAGAACTGTTCCGCCGACTCGACGTTCCAGATCGGCTGGCGGCCCCGGCTCACACCGGCCGCCTCGAGGAGCTGGCGAGCCTCGACTCGGCCCGGGCACGCCTCGGCAAGCGCCTTGATCTCCGCGTCCGACAGACGGTCCGGCATGAGACCTCCCAGATCCGGCACCGTCACCGGATGTACCGATCAGTGTCGCACCGTGTCCGGCGCCACCGATCAGACCCCTGCCGGGCATATCGCCCTGATCGGACCGCGGCCGAGTCTCCCCACAGACCGTGCTC from Parafrankia irregularis includes:
- a CDS encoding DUF4232 domain-containing protein; the encoded protein is MTDVEVADVLDRMRHIRAHIAPVTVAAAMTACGLVAGCDRAPDTTAAPLPPKVSAPATLAADGTVPWVDEPAADSEFTRPARLRWTITTDRHCQASDLAAVLPAWQDRTPHVAPGADDQESRAIRRAGPYGLMGTVEATNISTQPCTLSGRSDAQLLVDDQPARVEVSNAIDEQGELRITQVNPGERAGLRLDWSPPYCGSRGRQALRLTLPHGGGTLTASVTAASAPPCSSSEIHPELRTFLSVGAWDELNPVTVPHYALTGLTATLVSPTAMTAPVGATIDYVIRLTNPADAPMDLHGVVYGQELFSLGDATRDAVNTRSTYRLNTRPVPVLAAKASQNFRFRVTLPAAITQGRELSVSWRPGGPEVEPAGTYVSFTVTAR
- a CDS encoding acyltransferase family protein; the encoded protein is MPALRELAEQTPPSRERYVDLLRAISILLVVLGHWLVSVITHDRNGQLTGHSALESMTWMYPFTWLVQVMPLFFIAGGYANAASLAAHRGRGGGTATWLRDRGIRLLRPTTVFLVVLAVIALFAQPLGADRSLARLAVWFATIQLWFLSAYLVVVLLTPAMYWLHQRFGWAVVVVLVVLVALGDVARINGHPALANGGYVYGWLVMHQIGFFWWDGRLPFRPRVWAPLLFGGLATVMALTLAGPYPVSMVDVSGKEPHNASPPTLALIAATAFQLGLVMMLRGPAERWLRRRRPWQAVIGVNMVVFTLFLWHMCAVLLLVGLLNALDALPTPTAGTFSWWLWRLPWFLMLTVIMTGLVAVFGRIEIRGRRPAPGRLPLWPARRPASPVRCLVLTVAAYTGALAGLISNNVAPSRAHYLVGMPLGGLLAYLAGAALLWLAR
- a CDS encoding effector-associated domain EAD1-containing protein yields the protein MPDRLSDAEIKALAEACPGRVEARQLLEAAGVSRGRQPIWNVESAEQFWREVSHVLAAGIRLDERARFVGDGRASLLAVAAEWFAGNEVFARAAAAGPGGPPPGEGGPGAVFDAPPPERAADCAPSVLLRADYLVVPFVELNGDRAALRSWATQRQRESARLLTGPAGSGKTRLAMQIAEDLTAKGWLTVLARSGSPLSAARLGYLRTAGAPTLVIIEDAELRPDETLAIARALVGRSTASRLLLLTQATEALLRGLRELALPDTQVAGMFDRAEPQTITPLAPGPHARQVHFAAARSAFAAELGAATSAAPDAGPWADIEDLDTVLDVHTAALLAALPDAPVARPAESPLTTLCRHERTRWPNPAGAGADAATSPGTGLAAQVITAVTLLRPGSADDAEALAAMLPELLQTSPGELRSLLDELRRQYAGRWAVEALCPSAYGEHIAAVALAQSPSLAETIAKAATPDQAVTALTVLGRALPAHPELAEAIGDIIRVDPERRLLAAIDLLPRLPDPDMFVRVISKRVDDIPPGSPALFALLDRGRMDRGGPELDSLRAETLRVLTSLPDHLLGGARSGLAQDPALAGVARIVDAFTQTIKDLAIGVVDPKSDRMPRNPEDGTPVLPPAAVDVLRGLMRSDLWRNQGEK
- a CDS encoding GntR family transcriptional regulator; its protein translation is MLWRLDPNEGALGAQIEANVRRAILEGTLTEGERLPTAADLAATLGVNANTVLTAYRALRHEGLLEFRRGRGVTVRAGHTDQHVILDAVRRLVEVGQTYGYSTSQLAELVRRA
- a CDS encoding cupredoxin domain-containing protein, whose translation is MNLVRVTGGRRAGMVGASCRVAVAGSALAFLLGACGGSDGTDTDVAVTPNPSAPVTTTAAGADHSSSYGSHPATTTAPAADSGSPTAGGAPNATTVTIENFAFSPKTPTFKVGQTITVVNNDSAPHTWTSEAGGFDTGTLEKGQRATVTLSKAGTFTVICKIHPSMTGTVTVTA
- a CDS encoding DUF3995 domain-containing protein, with product MTVAGAVAGVGLALAGFLHCVWVFSTWPLSSRDEYARVVVGVEDETRAPSAPLTLTVALLLLTASYLVAARSDLMPSGGPAWITDVGAWVIAVVLLIRGIGGLVVSGFGLGEMPPEFARWNLRIYSPLCLVLGVLATACALG